The Quercus robur chromosome 7, dhQueRobu3.1, whole genome shotgun sequence genome has a segment encoding these proteins:
- the LOC126692383 gene encoding jasmonate-induced oxygenase 3-like, giving the protein MNHLQSWPEPVVRVQALSESGLTKIPDRYIKPITDRPSPKNLDDTHINIPVIDLQNLLSNNQTLQYETLSLISSACKEWGFFQVVNHGVSHELMKQARETWREFFDQPLDLKQKYANSPSTYEGYGSRLGVDKGAKLDWSDYFFLHYMPASLRNQSKWPAVPQSCRKLIAAYGEETVKLCEKLMKVLSINLGLGQDHLQNAFGGTKDIGACLRVNFYPRCPQPDLTLGLSPHSDPGGMTLLLPDENVSGLQVRKGNEWVTVKPVPNAFIVNVGDQIQVLSNAIYKSVEHRVIVNSVKDRVSLALFYNPKSDLLIQPIKELVTKDRPALYQPMTYDEYRLYIRAKGPCGKAQVESLKHR; this is encoded by the exons aTGAATCACCTTCAAAGTTGGCCTGAACCAGTGGTCCGAGTCCAAGCCTTATCAGAGAGTGGTCTAACAAAAATCCCAGACCGCTACATCAAACCCATCACTGATAGGCCTTCACCAAAAAACTTAGACGACACTCATATTAACATCCCAGTCATTGATCTCCAAAACCTACTCTCCAACAACCAAACCCTCCAATATGAGACTCTAAGCCTCATATCAAGTGCTTGTAAAGAGTGGGGTTTCTTCCAAGTTGTGAACCATGGTGTTAGCCATGAGTTGATGAAACAAGCTAGAGAGACTTGGCGTGAGTTCTTTGATCAACCACTTgatttgaaacaaaaatatgCAAACTCTCCAAGTACGTATGAAGGGTATGGTAGTCGTTTGGGTGTGGACAAAGGAGCAAAACTTGATTGGAGTGACTATTTCTTCCTCCACTATATGCCTGCCTCGTTGAGAAACCAGAGCAAGTGGCCAGCGGTACCACAATCATGCAG GAAATTGATAGCGGCATATGGTGAAGAAACGGTAAAGCTATGTGAAAAGTTGATGAAGGTATTATCGATAAATCTTGGATTGGGGCAGGATCATCTTCAGAATGCTTTTGGAGGTACTAAGGACATTGGTGCATGCTTGAGGGTGAACTTTTACCCTAGGTGTCCACAACCAGACCTTACTCTTGGTCTATCACCACACTCTGATCCTGGTGGCATGACCCTTCTCCTGCCTGATGAGAATGTGTCTGGACTCCAAGTCCGTAAAGGCAATGAATGGGTTACTGTTAAGCCTGTTCCAAATGCCTTTATTGTCAACGTAGGGGATCAAattcag GTACTGAGCAATGCAATTTACAAGAGCGTGGAACATCGGGTGATTGTGAATTCAGTGAAAGATCGTGTTTCACTTGCCTTATTTTATAACCCAAAGAGTGATTTACTCATTCAACCAATCAAGGAGCTTGTGACCAAGGACCGTCCGGCACTTTATCAGCCAATGACATATGATGAATACAGACTTTACATTAGGGCAAAGGGTCCGTGTGGCAAGGCTCAAGTTGAATCCTTAAAACACCGATGA